The sequence CACTGAACGAGGCGCTTGACGTCGCGGTGGCCTGCTTCCGATCCCTGTCGGATTCGTAACCTCGCCGCTCGCGGGCGGTGTATGCAGGATCGTTCTGGCTGGGGGCGTCTTGACCATGCAGGTCAACACACTCGAAGAGCTGCTCTTCCCTGGAGTGCGGCCAAGGGCGGGTGGTTGGCGTTCGTCGATGCGGCCTTGATGATCGACGCCGCTGCTTGCGGCCCGCCCGGAAGATGCCCGCAGTGCGACCACCCGGCGTGCGCGTTCACAGTCGGTACTGGCGACACATAGCCGACCTGCCCCTGGGCGGCCAGAAGATGGCTGTGCATCTCCGCGTGCGGCGGTTCTTCTGCGATCAGGGCGAGTGCCGACGTCGGACATTCGTGGAACAGGTGGCGGGCCTGACCGAGCGACGACTCAGCTCTTCAACTGCAGCGCGATCGGCCATGAGAGCGATCGCGGTGCAACTCGGCGGACGTCCGGTCCGGCGCCTTTGCCGGAAATTGCAACTCCATGGCCGGCGAAGCTCACTCCTGGGACAACTCACATCCCCACCCGCGCCAGCGCGGGCACCGCGGATACTCGGCATCGACGAGTTCGCTTTCCACCGGGGCCGGACCTACGGAACCGTCCTCGTCGATGCCGAGACCTCCATCCCGGTGGATGTCCTGCCCGACCGGGAGACCAGGACGGTCGCCGCCTGGCTCCGACAACCGTCCTCGCCGAGGACATCAGAAGAAGGGCTTTTGTACTGGGTGCACAGACAGTCGAGTTCGAGCTCTTCTTGGAGGGCGTCGAAACCCCCGACCCGACTGAAGCTCTCCGCCCGTTTCGGAGGCAGTAAAACGCCCCAGTCCCGCAGCCGTCGTCGGACATCCGCAGGACCGGGGCGTCAGCAATTCCCTACGGAACCTTCACCTTGACGACAGGCGTTGTGGCATCGCCGATTTCGACGGTGGTACCCGGGCTGGTGCAGTGCGTCGAGCCCTGGAAGTTGCCCGACCAGTTCACCTTCTTGCCACCCGCCTCAGGCGTATAGAAGGTCGTCTTCGTGCCGTCCGTCTTGACCGAGCGCGTCTCACTCGATGTCGCGGCCGTCGAAGGAGCCTCGCCGGTGGAATACATCAAATGGCCTTTGCAATGGGCCTTGATGGTCGGCACGCTGCCTGCGCACTCGACGCGGGTCTTGTAGATGACACTCTTGGCGCCCTTGGACCAGTGCGGCCTGTCAGCCGATGCCTTGCAGACGAACTTGGGTCCGTCCGCCGCATGGAGGCTGTCGGCCATCGCGGGACCAGTGGTCAGACCGCCGACCATGATGAGGCTCATAGCTGAAATAGCAGTCGCCCTGAGCGGGTTACGCACACTTCCCCCTGCTTCGCATAACGGTGGGCCCGGTCACGGCCCTGAGTAGATGTTCGAAAGGGAGATTACCCAGAGAGATGGCAAACGATCAAGGAGCGTCCCGTTTCAGACAAACCTCGAACGACACCTGCCACCACTGTGGGTAGCGGAGGCGTGGGCCGTGGCGTCACAGTTCGCCCGGGCGGCGCCCGACATTGGCTGTGCCCGGGGGTGCGTTTTTGTCGCACCGAGTCGACCCATGAGATGTGAACGGCTTCATGTCGCCCAGCAATTGATATTCCGGAATGGTCCGACATAAAGGTCACGAAAGTCAGAACGGGCGCGTCCAGAATGTGACAAGGCACCTCGGCGTACTGACTACAGCGTCATGGACACCCGAACCTCACTGGGCCGCGATTGACAGGGGCTCCGCGTCAATGAGCGATCGCGCCCCCTTCGTGGTGAAGCCGACCAACTGGTGGGCTTGTCCGTGGTGTCGGGTACTGCGGGACCGCTTTCGGGGTGTTGGGGACAGATCTCGTCCATGCTGCCTTCGGGGAAGCCGCGGCCGGAGCCCATGCCGCTGACGTCACGTCGGCGGACCGCCCGCGAGGCGGGCCGTTACGGTTGCCCCATGCACGTACGAGGAGTGGATCCGCAAGACACCACCTGGGAGCAGGATGACGCCACCTACCGTGCGTACTTCTGGGACAGGTCGGCGAGGACATCGGACGAGTATGAGATGACCGGGGCCGACGTCGAGGAGGTCCTGGCCTGGGCCCGAGCCAAGGCGCAGAAGGCGGGCTCGGCCTACACGCTGTACGTGCGCGTCACCGACGAGGGCAGGCCTGGGCTGGTCCGCCTGAGCGGAGTGGCGGGCGACCCGTTCGCTTGAAATCCCGGCCCACCTCCAAGAGCGTTTTGTTCTGACGGGGTAGTTGGTTCGAGGTTCGGATGTCGCGACCGATGCCGAGCCTCCAGCCGCGAACCGCTCCGGACGGCGCATATCGCGGTGACCGATATCAGCTCCCCGGAGCTCTACCAGCGCATCGCGCGAAGCCTCGGCCGCGACGTTACGGAAGACACCTCCGAGGCGCGTGGTGAGTGGCAGCGGGAGGCACTCCAGCTCCATCAGCTCTACCGGTATCAGTGAAGGCTCCTGGTCGGCTCGGGTGCGGATCGTGGAGCGAGCGGGGGCGTCAGGCAGAATCCCGGTGTGACATCCATGGGGATCCTGACCGAGCTGCAAGCCGGCATGGCAGAACTGTCCACCCCGATGCGGGTGTACGTGGCGGCCGGGCGGTTCACCGAGCCGGACCCCGACCTGCCGGAGCTGGCGGCACAGGTCCGCGCGCTGCTGGCCGTGGTCGCGGTGGACGAGGCCTGGCGGCGCTTCCTGCAAGGGTACGTCCCGCCGTCCGTCCCTGAGATCTGCGCCGCTCTGGAACCGGTGGAAACCCACGGCGCCGCCGCGTTCCTGGCCTGGGTCGCGGCCGTCGACCTGGTCTGGCCGAGCCACCGGCACCTGCCCGTCGAGACCGCCGAGCGCGCGGCGGAACGGGTGGTGTCCTTGCTCGGACCGGAGGCCAGCTGGTGGACGAACCACGACGCCGGATGCGGCGCCGTGAACGGGCTCACCTCACTGTTCGACAGCCTGCTCGCGGGAACGGACGGTGAGCACTTCGCGCTGGCCCTGCAGATCGCCGACGACTGAGCGCCCCGCCCGTAGGAGTGGTCATCAGTCTCTGCGCGCGCGGACGCACGGCGCACGCGCCAAGGAGGCCCGCATTCCTGATTTCGATGCTGCGGCGCACTCTCGCCCCGTTCGTGGCGCTCTGCTTGTCACCGCCGGAACCGTTGCCGGGACAGCCGTACGGCTTGCCCTGGCTGCCCCCTGCGACTGCGGCGTGCGGTGCTGCGAGCGGTGGCCGAACGGGGCTCCACCCCTGAGGAAATGGACATGATGCACAAGCTTTCCGACGACGAACGCCGGCGCCTCATCACCGACTTCATCGATGACACCTTCGGCGGGCTCGACGCCAATGCCGAGTTCGTGGACATGATGCGCTCGGCCATGCCTGACCTGCCGGACGACCCCGAACCCGATCAGGTCGACGCCTGGGTGGAACTCGCCGAGCTCACCCAGGACTCCGACTTCCGTGCCGCCGTCCGCCGCATGGCGGAGTACCAGGCAGCCGAGCGCGCTCAGGGCGACGTCACCGGCTTGCACCACGACCTGACCGAAACCGTCCGTGACCGCGTCGGCCGCGCGTTCGACGCCGGCATCGCCCCTGCTTCCGCCGAGGCAACACCCGTCATCGACGCCCTCACCGCCCGTTACGCGCACACCTTCGGCCGTGCCGACGACGCCGACTTGCGCCACTGGCTGCTGGCACGCCTGGAGATCGCCGGTGACCCCCGCGCGGAGCGCTACTGGTACCTGCTGGCTGTCATCAACGGATGGCCCGTGCCACCCAGCCTGGCGCCGGTGTTCACGTGGTTCACAGAAGCCTTGCGCGCCCGCACCCGGCAGTAGTCCCGTGACTTGCGGTCGGCCCGGTCCTCGCGGCTTCGACCCCTGCCGCGAAGGTCTCGGGGCGTTCCATGAGGTGGCCGCCCTCGAAGCGGGCTCCGGCGTGCACGAGGGCGACGAGATTGCTCCTGGCCGAGTGTCCAGCTTCGAAGAGCGTCGGGGTGCATGCTCGGCGGGGACAGGCGGTGCGCGAGTACGTTGTGTATCTCCCGGGTCCAGTTGCCCGGCAAAGAAGTTGTGTTGCGATGCAACCTGCCTCCCAGCCCGTGCGTATTAGAGGCGATACCGCACCTCATCCGGGGGGATTACATGTATTTGGACCGTTCGGCCGTTCGGACCGTCGGCCGTTTCGGCGCTGTTGCAGTGGCCTGCGCGGCCTTGTTCTCGGCCGTCGGCTGTTCGGCGGACTCGGGTTCTGGCGTCAGGGTGGCCGCTGACGGGCCGGATGCCGGGGCCTCCACCACGGCGGCCGGCAAGGCTGCGGGCGGGCACAACGGCGGCGCGGGCAAGGCGTCCGGCGCACGCTCGGTTCCGTCGGTGCCGGAGCCCGCGGTGCTTGCGCAGGCGCAGGTGAACATATCCGACGGGCAGACGGTCGGTGTGGGTATGCCGATATCCGTCTCTTTCGCCCGGCCGGTCCCCGCCGCGGACCGCAAGAGCGTGGAGCGCTGGCTGCGCGTGCAGACCTCGTCCGGCACGAGGGGCGCGTGGAGCTGGGTGAAGGGCCACAACCTTCTGGACGGGCAGCGCGTCGACTTCCGCCCCAGCACCACCTACTGGCAGTCCGGCACCCAGGTCACCCTCCGTCTCGGCTCGCACGGCGCCCGCCGCTTCACCATCGGCCGGTCGCTGGTCGCCACGGTCGACGCGAAGACGCACATGATGACCGTCCGTACCGGCGGTGGTACACAGCGCATCCCGGTCACCACCGGGGCGCCGGGGATGGACACCTGGAGCGGGACGATGGTCGTCATGGACAAACAGTCCAAGGTGTATATGGACTCCCGCACCGTGGGCCTCGGCGACACCTACCATGGCTACTACTACTGGGCCGTGCACCTGACGACGTCGGGGACGTACGTGCACCAGAACCCGCGGGCGAACACCGAGGCCGGACACCGTAATGTCACTCACGGCTGTGTCGGCCTGGCCTCCAACGGCATCGCCCAGCGCTTCTACGACCAGGTACAGGTCGGCGACGTCGTCACGGTCACCGGGGCGGACAAGGACATCGTCGCCGCCGGCAACGGCTACGGCGACTGGAACCTGACCTGGAAGCAGTGGCTCGCGCAGAGCGAAGCCGGCGCCACCACGACCGCATGACCCCCATCGCACCGGCCCTGCGCCCCACGCCGTAAGAAGAGAGCACGACAAGGTGACCGAGGACGAGTTCGACCTCTTCTACACGGCTGCCTGCCCACGTCTGGTGGGTCAGCTGTACGCCCTGACGGGCGACTACGCCGAAGCCCAGGACGTGGTCCAGGAGGCGTTCGCACGCGCCTGGGAGCGGCGTTCGTCCGTCCTGAACGGCGACCGGGATCCGGAGGCGTGGATCCGCACGGTGGCGCACCGTCTGGCGATGAGCCACTGGCGGCGGGCGCGCCGCTGGTGGGAGCTGGTGCGGGGCGAGTCCGCGCCACGGCCGGTGCCCGAACCGAACCCGGACCATGTGGCGTTGGTCTCCGCTCTGCGGCGTCTGCCGGAGGTCCAGCGGACCGCGATCGTGCTGCATCACCTGTGCGATGTGAGCGTGGAACAGATAGCCGCCGAGACCGGTGCGGCCGTCGGCACCGTCAAGGCACGCCTGTCACGCGGCCGTACGGCACTCGCCGCTCACCTGGTGAGCGAGGAAAACCACTCCACGGAGGAAGCCTGTGTCTGACCAGCCACCACCGCATCCCCTGACCGAGACGGAGCTGTCGGCCCGGCTCCGTGGCCTGGCCGCGCAGGGCGCGGCACCGGCCACAGGGGCACAGGCGAGGAGCCGGGCGCAACGCCGCCGCCGCAGCCAGCGCGTTGTGCTCTCCACCACCGTGCTCGCGGCGGCGGCTCTCGCCGCCGTCGCCTCCGGCGCCCTGGGCTCCGACACCGAGGCGGCCGCACCCCCTGCGGCGTCCGTGTCCCACACCCCCACACCCGTCCCGTCCCCGGCGCACGTCCAGCGGGTGACGATCGACCTGGACGCCCACACACTGACCATCAAGGGCAGGAGGTTCCCCATCAGCGGGGTGCAGGACAACTGCCCGATCGGCGAGAGGGAGGTCACGGTCACCGCCAAGTACCCCACCCTGACCATGCCCCCCGACAAGTACTCCAGGCTGACCAAGTATGTGGACGTCAGGCAGTGGACTGTCACCTTCACCGACCGCCATCATCACGAGCGGCTGCTGATGTGGGCGCTGGACCCCTCCGCCGGTCTCAACAGCATCGGCAACAACGCCGGCCCCGGCTCCATCGCCCTCGCGCCCCAGGACGGCAAGTGGGTGTACGACGCCATCAAGCCCGGCGCACGTGTGGAGATCAAGGGCCGGCAGGCCGCGAGCGCGGACCCGGACTCCGTGTGCTACGACCGCCACCCGGTCACCGGCGACCACTGATAACGAACCGGCAGCGCGGCGTGGGCACGCCGACCGCACCGGTCCAAGGCTGCGCGAATACCACGCCGGTGACCTCCAGGGTATCGACGCAGGCAAGAGCCCGCCGCCCCTGCCGACCCGCCCGACACCAGCGCTGTCCCGGCCGGGCATGTCGGGAGCCCATTCCACGTACTCCGTCGGAACGGATCGATTCCGTGTATTCCGCTGGAAGGAACCGATTCCGCGCATGAGGATCGTCGGCGCCCATGGGACGGATGTATTCGAAGAATATGGACAACTGAACAAGTTCCCCGTCCAGCCCGTCAGTTCGGCCAGTCCTCGTGTCTGCCCGGCTGTCCGCTCAGCCGGCACACCCTGCATCATGCCCAGCCGACGACCGGCCGCAGACCAGGCCAATTGCCCGCACGGGCAGACACGTTGACCTCCGGCTGCATACATGTGTGATGGCTGATGCAGAGCGTTTGGCTTTCCTTCATCCAAAGCCCCCCTCCTGAAAGCGTCGAACCCCGATGACCGAAGCACCTGTCAGGACACCCGAGAACACCTTCCTTCCGGGGGGCCGGCGCCGGCACCGCAAGCCCGGACAGAGTGGCACGGGAACCGGCCTGCGCCGGGCCCTCGTCCTCGCCATGGCCGTGCCCGTGGCGTCCGCCGCCCTGGCGGGTCCGTCCGCCTTCGCCGCCCAAAAGGGCGCCGGCGCGACGGCCAAGACCCACGGCCTGGACACCGGGGACCAGCAGATGGCCAAGAACCTGAAGACCCGGGTACTCGATCAGCGGCTGGGCTCGAACGTGAGCGGCGTGGTCCTCAACGCGGACTCGGCCACCACTGTCTGGGGCCACAACGCCTCCACCGCGCTGATGCCGGCGTCCAACGCGAAGCTCGCCACTTCGACCGCCGCCCTGACCGTGCTCGGCCCGCAGCACCGGTTCACCACGAAGGTCGTCTACGGTCACGGCACGCTGACCCTCGTCGGGGGCGGCGACCGCACCCTGAGCACCGCCGACCTCGCGGAATTGGCGAAGACCGCGATCGCCGGACTCAAGGCCGCGGGCCGGACCACCGTGACGGTCACCGTCGACGACAGCCTGTTCCCGGAGCCGACCCTGGCCAAGGGCTGGAACAAGGGCTACTACCCCGACACCGTCGCCCCGGTCCGCGCGCTGGTCGTCGACGGGCACGGCGTCCAGGACACCTCCATCGACGCCGGGCAGGTCTTCGCCAGGCAACTCGCCGCGCATGGCGTCACGGTCACCGGCGACGTCACCCGTGCCACCGCACGCCCGACGGACGTTCCGGTGGCCCAGCACAAGTCGGCGCCGCTGTCGGACATCGTCCGTACGATGCTCAAGCGCAGCGACAACGACATCGCCGAGACCCTGCTGCGGATGACGGCCCTGGGCGCCGGCCGCCCGGCCACCTTCGAGGGCGGCACTGAGGCCGTGCGGCGGGTGCTGAGCCGGGTGTACGGCGTTTCGCTCGACAACTTCGAGCTCTACGACGGCAGCGGCCTGTCCCGGGCCGACCGCATCCCGGCCGCCACCCTCGCGCAGATCCTCGAACTGCTGACGCAGCCCCGCTACGCGCACACCCTCGGCGCCGTCCGGGACGGCCTGCCCGTCTCCGGTGAGGCCGGCAGCACGCTCGGGCCGGAGTACGGCCGCTTCGACGACGCCAACTCCAAGTGCGCGGTGGGCAAGGTGCGCGCGAAGACCGGCACCCTCACCGGCGCCATCGCGCTGAGCGGTCTGACTCGGGGCAAGGACGGCAAGTGGAAGGTGTTCTCCTTCGTCGAAAACGGCGCCACGGCCGACCCGAACGCCATCAAAGACGCCATGGACGGCCTCGCGGCGACCGTCAACGGCTGCTACGCGTAAGGGATTCGGCCTCGGGATTGGTGGGCTCTGGTATTCACCTGTCGCGACATCTCCCGGATGAGGAATGGCGTCGGATCCGGTCTGCCGCGGTGCGCCCGGCGTGCGAGAGGGACTCTGGATGGCCGGCGGCGTCGTGAAGTGGTTCAACGCTGAAAACGGCTTCGGTCTCATCGCCAAGGACGGCGGGACCGATGCGTTCGCCCATCGCAGCGACATCGCCGATAGCGGGTGCCGGGAACTAGTGGAGGGCGAGGAGGTGGAAGGCCACCTTCGCCGTGACCCAGGGGCAGAAGAAGCCACAGGCCGAGAACATCGTCCGCGACTGAAATAAGGATTCTGCCCCGCGTGGGGCTGCTGTGTATAGTGGACCTACCGACGCGGGGTGGAGCAGCTCGGTAGCTCGCTGGGCTCATAACCCAGAGGTCGCAGGTTCAAATCCTGTCCCCGCTACGAAACCGAAGGGTCCGGCATCGTTCGCCGGGCCCTTCGGCTTTTCCGGCCCCGCTTGACGGCCTCGGCGATCTGACCGGGCACCAGCATGCTTCGGAACTTCAGGTGCGCACGCGCAACGCACCGCACCTGTCCTGACAAGTCGCGCTGTCTTCGGAAGAGTCAACGAGTGCATCGTCCGCCAGCTCGTCACAGGTACAGCCGCCGCCGTGGCCTTGCTGCGACCGTCCGCGTCACGCGACCGGCCCTCGGGTTCTGGTGCTCTGGGCGACCGGCTCCATCAGGCGTTGCCCGCACTGCTCGTCGTGACGGCTGCCGCGGCCCTCGGCCGAGCGGCCGGCGCCCTCTCGTCCTACGCCGGCCGCAGGCTCACCCCCTGTTGACGCGGTCGTCGTTGCACGGCATCCGCGATGACCGCTGTCACGAGCTTGTTGACGACCGCCGTGGCCGGCGGGCCGGGGTCGCGGTCCGCGAACAGGAGATGCCCGCCGCCGACCAGGGAGAGGGTGAGTGAGTCGATGTCGGCGTCGGCCGCGATGCGGCCCAGTTCACGCTCGTCGGCCAGATAGGCGGAGATCGCGGTCGTGGCCTCGGCGAGGATCGCGATGCCGCCTCCGGGCCTGGCTTGCCGCAGCCGTGCGCGCAGCTCGTCCCGGAAGGTGATGAGCGGGATGACTGCCACCGGAATCGGTCCGAACAGGGTGGTCAGCGCGCTGGTGAGGTTGTCGGCCACCGTGCCGGTGCCGGCGGACTCGCGCAGCGCACTCGCCTGCGTCTCGAGCTGCGCGGCCCGGTCGAGCACGAGGTCGGTGAGGAAGGCGTCGAAGTCGGTGAAGTGCCGATGCAGGACGCCTTTGGCGCAGCCCGCCTCGTCGGTGACGGCCCGGCTGGTCAACCCGTTCGGCCCGTCCCGCAGAAGTACGCGTTCGGCGGCGTCGAACAATTGCTGCCGCGCGTCGCGAAGGTGCACCCCAGTCGGCACTCGCAGATCCTCTCGTGCGTCACTCTGCTGGCACCCGTTGCCCAGTGGGCGCACGCCCACTAAGGTGGGCGCATGCCCATCTTACCGCGACAGCAACCAGAACCGTCTCCGGCGGAGCCGCACAAGGCCCGGCGGATGGCCGAATCGTTCGGTGCGGACGTGCAACGCTACGACCAAGCCCGGCCCGGCTACCCCGAAGCGCTGGTGGCACGGATCGTCGCCGGAAGCCCCGGTCCTGACGTGCTCGACATCGGCTGCGGCACCGGCATCGCAGCCCGCCAGTTCCAGGCCGCCGGCTGCGCCGTGCTCGGCGTCGAGCCCGATGCGCGGATGGCCGACTTCGCGCGAGCCCGTGGCCTGCAGGTCGAGGTGGCGGCCTTCGAAGCCTGGCAGTCGGCCGGCCGGACGTTCGACGCGGTCATCGCCGCCCAGTCGTGGCACTGGGTGGATCCGGTCGCCGGCGCCGTGAAGGCGGCACGTGTGCTGCGTCCAGGGGGACGGCTGGCGATCTTCGGGCACGTGTACGAGCCGCCCGCCGAGGTGGCCGAACCGTTCGCCGCTGCCTACCGGCGGGTGGCGCCCGACTCCCCGCTCAACGGCCAACCGGCCCGACGTCCGCTCGGCCTCTACCAGGCGGCATACGCGAAGTTCGCCGACAGGATCCGCGAGACCGAACAGTTCGACGACCCCGAACAGTGGCGGTTCGACTGGGAGCGGTCCTACACGCGCGACCAATGGCTGGACCTGCTGCCCACCACCGGTGGCCTCACCCAACTCCGTCCCGATCAGCTGGCCGAGATATTGGACGCGGTCGGGGGCGCCATCGACTCCCTGGGCGGACGCTTCACGATGAACTACACCACCCTGGCCGCGACCGCCGTACGTGCTGACACCGCCTGAGTCCATCTGCCCAGTCGTCGCCGACCCAGAAATCCGCGCGGACATTCGACGCTCTGCCCGGCGTCGGCGGAGGAGCGCGGCCAGCCGCCTGGGCTGCCGTCGATGGGTCGATATGTGTGCTGAGGTCGCGTGGCGCTCGCTCGCCCCGGACCGCTGCCACCACCACACCGATCCCACCGTGCCCCGAGCCGTTCCGCCGGCGTACCTGTGCGTGATATTCCGGCCGTGCCGTCGGCCGGCTCGGGCGCCTGCCACAAAATAACCGCCGAGTAGCTCTCGTATCGTCAGATGCCCCGTGGACTGGTCAGTCTGCCTGGCGGGGCGGGGCGGCCCAGGGGGAGGAGGTACTGGACCGGCTCGTCGAGGTCGTCGAGGCCGAGGAGCTCGTGGGTCAGGTCGTCGTGGAGGCCGCCGAGCGGGAGAGTGGCGAGGCCGAACGCCGCCGAGGTGAGCAGCAGCGTCTGCGCGAGGTGGCCGGCCTCCAGCAGGCCCAGCCGCAGGGCCCGCAGGCCGTAGCGGCGGCGCAGCAGGCCGAGGTCGAGGTGGACGGTGAGTACCGCCGGGGCCTCGTCGATGCCCACCGCGTCCGGGTCGTCCGCCGGCCGGGAGAGGTACGAGGACAGTGCCTTGAGCTCGGCGACGGTCGGGGCCGGGCCGATCGGGAGCAGTGTGCGGCGCTCCGGCACGCAGTGGTACGTGCCCGCGGCCAGGCCCGCGACATCCAGCGCCACCAGGCGCACGCGCACGCTGTAGAGGGCACCGGCGCTCGGGTACGGGCGGTGCCGGAGGGTCTGTACGGTGCCGTCGGCGAGCGGCCGGTGCGTCGCGTGGCTCTCGGCGTACGCGGACCACAGCACCCCGCCCAGGGTCCCCGCGTCCAGCGGCCCGTACAGCGGTCCGCGCACGGAGCTGCGTCGGCACAGTGCCTCGGCGAGCGACAGTTCCGGCAAGGGGACGGCGGGCAACGGCAGTTCGGCCGTCAGCCGGGCCGCCGAAGGGGTCGGCGGCGGGGGCAGGTCGCGCAGCGCGGTGTCCTCGGGTCGTCCGATCCGGAACTTGCTGCGCTCCAGGTACTGGTAGTCGGCCGCGCGGTGCCCGGCGGGGAAGAACCCGGGGTCGTCCTCGGTCTCCAGCAGCGTGCGGGCCGCGAGGCGGCAGACGGCCCGCTCCTCGTCGGGGGTCACACCGAGCCGGTTGAACAGCATGTGCAGCTGGGACGCCCAGACCCAGGGCACACGGCGGGCGGCCTGCTCCGCGGGCACGGCGTCGCGCAACCGGGCGTCCGTGGCGCCCACCCGGCGCGCCCACTCCGCCAGCCAGTGCGCGGCGGTGCCCGCGTCGAGGGCGGCGCCGAGGGCCCCGGCGCGCCGGACCAGGCCCGGCCGCTGGAGGGCGAACACCGAGTTCACGCGGGAATGGACGGCGGCCCCGGGCAGCGGCTCCACCTCGGTGATCCAACGCCAGGAGGCGGCGTGCCGACGCAGCCAGCCCGCGGCCTGGAGTTCGTCGAGGCCGAGCGCGTGGGCGGTGGCATGGGCGAGGTCGAGGGCGAGCGGGAGCCGGGCGGCGCGGTCCGGGGTCGCGCGCAGCGCCTCGACGGCCGCGCGGGTGGAGTGGCAGAACACCTCCTCGGCGACGCGCAGCGCGGCGGGGCCGCCGTACCGCTCGGCCTCGGGTACGTACGGCACCTCGCGCACCTCGCCGTGCCGGGACGGCCAGGAGCCGGTGAACTCCGCGGGCCGGGCGGCCGCCAACTCCGCCAGGACGGCGGGAAGTCCGGCCGCCGCACCGGCGGGCAGCGGTCCCCGGAAGCGGATCCGCAGGTGGGGGCCGCCCTCGCCGTAGCGGATGAAGAACCAGGCGGCGCGCGGGTCGGCGGTCAGATCGTCCATCAGCGGAGCGAGGTCGTCGGTGACGAACGCGTCCGTCTCCGCGCCGCCGGTGTGCAGGGCGAGGTGCAGGCTGTGCCAGGCGTGTCCGGGGTACTCGGACGCGACCTCGGAGGCGGTCGGGCAGGGGCGGGGGCGGGGGCGGGCGGTCGTCATCGCGTCCTCACGGGAAGGGGTGGGGGTCGAGGGGCAGTTCGTCGCGTCGCGGCGGCCGGGCGGTACGGCCCAGCCGGTGGGGCACTGTCAGCAGCCGGTCCAGTCCCGCGGTGCGGCGGTTGACGTGCCCGAAGGTCATCGGAAGCGTGCCGGGGACGATCACCTTGGCGCAGTGCAGCCCCAGCCGGTCCCGTACGCCCGGCTCGTCCTGCGTGACCGCGATGACCTCCAGTCCCTCGGCGGCCAGCCGCTCCACGGTTCGCTCCAGCAGCCCCGTCAGGTCGGCCACCGGCTCGGGCGCCCCCGGCCACCGCTCGTACCACGGCGCCTCCGCGGTGTCGGCGAACAGGAAGTCCAGCCGGGGCTGCGCCTCGGGCAGGGTGTTGAGGCCGACGTGGTCGTCGAGGTCCAGCACCAGCTCGGGGCGGTCAAGCATCGGACGCAGCCGCTCCGGGTCCCGGGGACCGCCCGGAGCGCAACGGCGGGCGGACTCCTGGACGTTGGTGACCACCTCGGCGACCGCCGAGCGGATCGCCACCCGGGGGTCGTGATGGGCGCCGGCAGCCAGGAACACGCGGGGCGCGTCGGGATGCGCGC is a genomic window of Streptomyces griseochromogenes containing:
- a CDS encoding thiopeptide-type bacteriocin biosynthesis protein, whose translation is MTTARPRPRPCPTASEVASEYPGHAWHSLHLALHTGGAETDAFVTDDLAPLMDDLTADPRAAWFFIRYGEGGPHLRIRFRGPLPAGAAAGLPAVLAELAAARPAEFTGSWPSRHGEVREVPYVPEAERYGGPAALRVAEEVFCHSTRAAVEALRATPDRAARLPLALDLAHATAHALGLDELQAAGWLRRHAASWRWITEVEPLPGAAVHSRVNSVFALQRPGLVRRAGALGAALDAGTAAHWLAEWARRVGATDARLRDAVPAEQAARRVPWVWASQLHMLFNRLGVTPDEERAVCRLAARTLLETEDDPGFFPAGHRAADYQYLERSKFRIGRPEDTALRDLPPPPTPSAARLTAELPLPAVPLPELSLAEALCRRSSVRGPLYGPLDAGTLGGVLWSAYAESHATHRPLADGTVQTLRHRPYPSAGALYSVRVRLVALDVAGLAAGTYHCVPERRTLLPIGPAPTVAELKALSSYLSRPADDPDAVGIDEAPAVLTVHLDLGLLRRRYGLRALRLGLLEAGHLAQTLLLTSAAFGLATLPLGGLHDDLTHELLGLDDLDEPVQYLLPLGRPAPPGRLTSPRGI